From a single Planococcus shenhongbingii genomic region:
- a CDS encoding carbamoyl phosphate synthase small subunit produces the protein MAGMLSLSSGESFKGEWHGGMSGVQGEIVFFTGMTGYEEVLTDPSYKGQIVVFSYPLIGQYGIQAAHVQSDKIQAAGIVVAALYDGPVEKGAMTLAEFAEDNEVPILSGIDTRSVIQTVREFGTMQAFIGPGHSSPAFWKPMKTNFFSTEATEKAITAIGEGDIHIGLVDFQYKSSILDELLKRNCKVSIIPHTASTENLDALQLDGLLFSNGPGDPAALAPLFPTYRDWAERYPTFGICLGHQVLASAFGAKTTKLAYGHRGANHPVINLKTKKVTMSSQNHSYVVEGASIEKTPLSILYKNVNDGSIEGLLHPSLPITTVQFHPEAAPGPAEHLELFNQFLTVIQQKKKVKIHA, from the coding sequence ATGGCAGGTATGTTATCACTTTCGAGCGGAGAATCATTTAAAGGGGAATGGCACGGCGGCATGAGCGGCGTTCAAGGAGAGATTGTATTTTTCACCGGGATGACCGGCTATGAAGAAGTGCTAACAGACCCTTCTTACAAAGGGCAAATTGTTGTATTTTCGTATCCTTTGATTGGCCAATATGGCATTCAAGCAGCCCATGTCCAATCAGACAAAATTCAGGCGGCCGGCATTGTGGTGGCAGCGTTATACGACGGTCCTGTCGAAAAAGGGGCAATGACCTTGGCGGAATTTGCGGAAGATAACGAAGTTCCTATTTTAAGCGGAATTGATACACGGTCCGTCATCCAAACAGTCCGGGAATTCGGGACAATGCAGGCGTTTATCGGCCCCGGCCATTCTTCCCCCGCTTTCTGGAAGCCGATGAAAACCAATTTCTTTTCCACTGAAGCAACGGAAAAAGCAATAACAGCAATCGGCGAAGGCGACATTCATATTGGCTTGGTTGATTTTCAATATAAATCTTCTATTTTGGACGAGCTGCTGAAACGGAATTGCAAAGTGAGCATTATTCCGCATACGGCATCAACAGAAAACTTGGATGCTCTCCAATTAGACGGCTTATTATTCTCAAACGGGCCTGGTGATCCTGCTGCTCTTGCACCCTTGTTTCCTACATACCGCGATTGGGCAGAACGGTACCCGACATTTGGCATTTGCCTCGGCCATCAAGTATTGGCTTCCGCATTTGGAGCAAAGACGACAAAACTTGCATACGGACACCGGGGAGCCAATCATCCAGTCATCAATTTGAAAACGAAAAAAGTCACCATGAGTTCCCAAAACCACAGCTATGTAGTGGAAGGTGCGAGTATCGAAAAAACTCCGCTCTCCATTCTTTACAAAAACGTCAACGATGGCAGCATTGAAGGACTCCTGCATCCATCGCTTCCCATCACGACGGTCCAGTTTCATCCAGAGGCAGCCCCAGGACCTGCCGAGCACCTTGAATTGTTCAATCAGTTTCTTACAGTAATCCAACAGAAAAAGAAGGTGAAAATCCATGCCTAA